A genomic region of Megalobrama amblycephala isolate DHTTF-2021 linkage group LG6, ASM1881202v1, whole genome shotgun sequence contains the following coding sequences:
- the LOC125269950 gene encoding uncharacterized protein LOC125269950 — protein sequence MSTVNEDLRGIILSTLPRISNDTLQALIDKLLNSGLESTQDLKYVTKEDIGDLLPVIQLRKLLEAFKKETEMVTLDLQILPSPTPAVSLPSDLPCSSASSELSNQESSSSEDCSPSAQIKKTWPDTFQIPWTAMPMDIRSAVTDGKRPSPAARRQMVRVLADEMRKYELNPTRGQCVTVCRNIIRQYPQSFADLRDNGQVLGNGYTSLLIQIKNRIENLNRTTSFRQHRSSGDGLKRGPTDTYGCTRFQPDLPPEETDATVEQKRQRLEEIYCRDGINGVERAEVKQLMETTFCLQRKQINILPAPTISDLRKQWPYLFTPKGLYAHFELLTDIKVMRALELAIEECGRAIVEFFSNKPTNADVRAVISLRPDLELSFCIIQLLMAHFSETQEGLILFANASSTAADVERTLELPATPRLILLGEKPGSCIHKWMISFEGQIICEGITPSFLSGLAAVFSTFYNFNVEYQAEAASTLEFIQRRFIGINPEKGTKGGQVLSKRTGKVAHKKKSVNTRVASLLKKLMDFEWDFI from the exons ATGAGCACTGTGAATGAAGATCTGAGGGGCATCATCCTCAGCACTTTGCCAAGAATTTCTAACGACACTCTACAGGCATTGATAGACAAGCTATTAAACTCCGGTCTGGAATCTACacaagacctgaaatatgtgactaaAGAAGATATTGGTGACCTACTGCCGGTCATTCAACTACGGAAGCTTCTGGAAGCATTTAAAAAAG AGACAGAGATGGTCACTTTGGACCTACAAATTCTTCCTTCCCCTACACCAGCAGTCAGCTTGCCTTCAGACCTTCCTTGCTCCAGTGCATCAAGTGAACTCTCAAATCAAGAATCCAGCAGCTCCGAAGACTGCAGTCCATCCgcccaaataaaaaaaacatggccaGATACTTTTCAGATTCCTTGGACTGCAATGCCTATGGACATTCGTTCAGCAGTGACTGATGGCAAGAGACCTTCACCAGCAGCACGGCGACAAATGGTCAGAGTTTTGGCAGATGAGATGAGGAAATATGAGCTAAACCCAACACGCGGACAATGTGTCACAGTCTGCCGAAACATCATCCGCCAGTATCCTCAAAGTTTTGCTGATCTCCGTGACAATGGTCAGGTACTAGGAAATGGTTATACCTCACTgttaattcaaattaaaaatcgAATTGAAAATCTGAACCGCACCACCAGCTTTCGCCAACACCGTTCATCTGGTGATGGACTAAAGAGAGGGCCTACTGATACATATGGCTGCACCAGATTCCAGCCTGATCTCCCACCAGAGGAGACAGATGCAACCGTAGAGCAGAAACGTCAGCGGCTGGAGGAGATATACTGTCGAGATGGAATAAATGGGGTTGAAAGAGCAGAAGTTAAGCAACTTATGGAAACAACCTTTTGCCTCCAGCGgaagcaaataaacatattaccAGCACCCACCATCAGTGATTTAAGAAAGCAGTGGCCATACCTTTTCACTCCGAAAGGGCTTTATGCTCATTTTGAGCTTCTAACTGACATCAAAGTTATGCGTGCACTTGAGCTTGCCATTGAAGAATGTGGAAGAGCCATTGTGGAGTTCTTCAGCAACAAACCCACCAATGCAGATGTCAGGGCAGTCATTTCTCTGCGGCCAGACCTCGAGCTTTCCTTCTGCATCATCCAACTTCTAATGGCTCACTTCTCTGAGACTCAGGAAGGGCTGATCCTTTTTGcaaat GCATCTTCCACTGCAGCTGATGTAGAAAGGACACTAGAACTACCTGCAACTCCTCGACTGATACTCCTTG GTGAAAAACCAGGAAGCTGCATTCATAAATGGATGATTAGTTTTGAGGGGCAAATAATCTGTGAGGGCATCACGCCAAGTTTTCTGTCTGGACTTGCTGCTGTGTTTTCTACTTTCTACAATTTCAATGTGGAGTACCAAGCTGAGGCTGCATCCACGTTGGAATTCATTCAGAG GCGCTTCATTGGAATAAATCCTGAAAAAGGCACCAAGGGTGGACAAGTCTTGTCGAAGCGGACAGGGAAGGTCGCCCACAAAAAGAAATCAGTGAACACTCGGGTTGCCAGTCTTCTTAAGAAGCTAATGGACTTTGAGTGGGACTTCATATAA